In a single window of the Chionomys nivalis chromosome 11, mChiNiv1.1, whole genome shotgun sequence genome:
- the LOC130884066 gene encoding proteasome subunit beta type-3-like — protein MSIMSYNGGAVMAMKGKNCVAVATDRRFGIQDQMVTTDFQKIFPMGDKLYIGLAGLATDVQTVAQSLKFWLNLYELKEGRQIKPYTLMSMVANLLYEKRFGPYYTEPVIAQLDPKTFKPFICSLDLIGCPMVTDDFVVSGTCSEQMYGMCESLWEPNMDPEHLFETISQAMLNAVDGDAVSGMGVIVHIIEKDKITTRTLKAQMA, from the coding sequence ATGTCTATTATGTCCTATAACGGAGGGGCCGTCATGGCCATGAAGGGAAAGAACTGTGTGGCTGTCGCCACAGACAGGCGTTTCGGGATCCAGGACCAGATGGTGACCACAGACTTCCAGAAGATCTTTCCCATGGGTGACAAGCTGTATATAGGCTTGGCCGGGCTGGCCACCGACGTCCAGACAGTTGCTCAGAGCCTCAAGTTCTGGCTGAACCTATACGAGCTGAAGGAAGGTCGGCAGATCAAGCCCTACACCCTCATGAGCATGGTGGCCAACCTCTTGTATGAGAAACGGTTTGGTCCCTACTACACAGAGCCTGTCATTGCCCAGTTGGACCCGAAGACCTTTAAGCCCTTCATTTGCTCTCTAGACCTCATTGGCTGCCCCATGGTAACTGACGACTTTGTGGTCAGTGGTACCTGCTCCGAACAGATGTATGGGATGTGCGAGTCTCTCTGGGAGCCCAACATGGATCCAGAACACCTGTTTGAGACCATTTCCCAAGCCATGCTGAACGCCGTGGACGGGGATGCTGTCTCGGGCATGGGCGTCATTGTCCACATCATTGAAAAGGACAAGATCACCACCAGGACACTGAAGGCCCAGATGGCCTAA